The DNA segment GTAATGTAGTCCTCCGGCAGATGCTCCCTGGCTCCAGCCACACCCTTGCGAAGGTCATAAGTAGCTTCAGGGGTACAAAGAGCGAAGCAGTCGGCATCCAAATCTCTCGGCGAAATCTCCAGCATTGGGTGCGATTCCTTCAATGTTGAAGTGATGTTTTTGGAATCACGGCGCTTGACTGCAAACGCCTGATAGGCCTTGGCTGCGGAAAATTCCTGAAACGCCTGCAGCTGTTCCTCATTCATCAGCTGTTCGGCCTTGCTCTTGGAGGCGCTGTCCAAAATCGCCTGTGCACCACAGTTCTTCAGCTTTTCCAAAGCGGAGAGCAGGTCGTTACCCGATTCCTTTAATTGGCGACGGGTCAGTTCATGCGCAACAGCCTGTGCGCCGGGCTCCGATTCCTGCCAATAGTGGTCAGAGTAGCGGATAAAGTGGGTGGCCGGAGAATAGCGCAGCTCTTTTGAAAAATACTTCGACAGCACCTCAGCCTGTCCAACATCGGAATAATCGCCCGGCTTATAGCAGGAAGGGTCGTTATAAACCTCCGGTGCCACATAGTCCTCTTGATTGGAGAGCCTTGCGTAAAAACGCTGGGCGCTGTGCCAGATAGTACCAAGCTCGCTATTATCCAGCGGCGGCTCACATTTGGCGGCTTCTTCAAGAAAGGTCTGGTAGGCCTTGTCCGTATCGCCGTATTTCTTGATGACACGACCGGCGAAGCGACTCAGCGTTGCATTGCGGCTGCCCTCCGGGATAACAGAAGAATCGTATTGCCCCTCCGGCAGACCTTCATCGAATAGGTCATCGTCCAGAAACTCAGTCAAGTTCATGCGGCCCGGATACAGTGCTACTTCGGCAGCAGCAGTTCCAAAGAAGAAACGTGCGGCATCCAGCGCCTGTGTGTCAAAATACGGAAAAATGGAATTGACCAGCTTCTTCATATCGCTGTACAGGCCAGCATCGGTTACGGTCTCAATGGGAAATAGCACATGGAATTTGGGCCTTGCAGCCTTGCCATTTTTCTCACGCTGGTTAAAGCGGCTGTAATGAATGGCAAAGGTCACGCCTGGAAAAGCCTGCAGAACATCCTCCGGTGTAATCCAGTCTTCAGAATTTTCGGAGTGGTCATTATCGCAGTCTACCGGCAGGCAGTCGCTACCGAGGAAGTTTTCGCCATTACGATAGCTGTTTCGATACTCGGCACAAACATAATCGTGGCAAATAGCAGCTTTCAGGCTTGCCTCATCTAAAACTACCTGCTTATGAGGGTAGGAGCAGTTACCGGGATTTCCGGTAACGTCCGCAGAATAAAGTGTAAACATTAGTCAAACACCTCCTTGGCTTCTTCCTCCAGTACCTTGGTGATGAATTTCAGAGCACGAATAGTGGTTTCAAGCTCACAGTCGCCGCCAAGGAAAACCTCAAAGCCTGTGGAATCACCGAAGCGGTCTCGTAGTACATGAATGTCCATATCAGTGCATCCTGCATCCTGAATACGGAAATAGGTGCGTCCGCCATGACCAGTGTCCCCACCCTGATAGCCAGTTGTGCCAGCTTCCGCTTCGAGAATGTTGCAGCTTATTACCTCACGGGTATAGGTGCTTATTTCAGTGCCGTCTGGCAGTCTTTTTCTTTTTTCGATTACTTCGTACATAGTCTTAGACCTCCTCAAGATTTTCAGTAAAGTAGCGCAAGCGGTAGTTCTTCCACTTGGCTCGTTCAATTTCAGCTTCCATGCCGGATGAGATACGTTTGCCAAACACCCAGACCTCGGAGCACTTGCTCATTAGGGCATTTCCGAAGAACAGCCCAAGCTCTCGTTCCTGTGGGTCTGCGCCATTCAGAAACTGCGGAAATAACAAGTGTGGTGCGATAGGGATGTATCCGGCTTCTACGGCAAAGCGACTGTAGGCTCTGGCAGCTTTTAGGTTGGTGTCAATATCTCCGGCAAAGGGAGAGCAGATGTAGACGATAGGCCTGAAGGCAGGTCGTGCTCGTTCTTCCTTATCGATGACAGACAGTGCGCCATAGGCGGTGGGCCAAAAGGTCTCACCTGCCGGTTCGGTCGGTGCTTGACGCTCCCCACTGGGGAGCAGCACTCCTCGTTGTTAAATTTGCTGATGCTCATTGCACGCTTCCTCCTTTCTGGGTGGCATAGAAAAAGAGCGTCCACCTCTAATTTCCCACTGGAGATGAACGCTCGTTTTGAGCGGATATTTATTAGTCTTTTTTATAAAAATCTGTAACATACCCATCGGCACGAAGTAACAGGCCTTCTGCCCAAGGCGGTGTGCGGCCCATCTGCTCACAGATTGCCTCAAGAGACATGCGAGGGTCGCCTTCGATAACCAATTCATCGTGGATATGCATAACAATGGAGCAGCAGCGCAGTGTTTTCATGGCATAGCATAAAATATCACGAGCAGTTGCTTGGACGATGTTTTCGACAAATTTCGGCCCGTAGGAATCTAAGCGTTCCCATTTCTTAGTGCCGCCAACACCCTCATAGGTGATACAGCTGCCACCAAATTTGTTTATACCGACCTTTGGTTTTACATAGGCCAGCTTTCTGCCGGAGGGAAGCGTAATAAAGAGCATACCGCTGCGGCAGGAAAAGGTCAGTCCGTAATCGGTAGTGGTGTGTTTATACTTCACGGCTTCCATAACGGCCCGGTCAACGGCCCACCAAAATTCGACAATTTTCGGGTTAGACTGTCGCCAGGCATCAACCAGTGGAGGAAGCTCCTCCTCCGTAAGGCCCATGTCCAAAGCGCCCATTGCTTTGAGTGCACCGACGCTGCCGCCATAGCCGAGGGCCAGCTCTGCGATTTTACCCTTTTGACGCAGGTGGCCATTGATGCCATGCTTCTCTACCGGTACTCGAAACATCTGACTGGCAGAGGCGCAGTAAATATCACCGCCCTTGGCAAAGACCTCCTGCCTCCAGATTTCACCTGCAAACCAGGCGATGACACGAGCTTCAATTGCAGAGAAGTCTGCAACATAAAAGCGAGTGCCTTCCCTTGGGATAAAGGCAGTACGGATAAGCTGTGAGAGAGTGTCAGGGACATCTTCGTATAGAAGTTTTACACCCTCGAAGTCGCCGGAGCGTACAAGAGCACGTGCTTCTGCTAAATCAGGTAGATGATTTTGTGGCAGATTTTGCAGCTGAATGTTGCGTCCGGAAAAGCGGCCTGTCCGATTGGCCCCATAAAACTGAAACATGCCACGGGCACGTCCATCAGCGCATACGGTCTTTTCCATTGCCTGATATTTGCGAACAGAGGATTTTGCCAGCTGCTGACGCAGAGTCAAAACCTCACAAAGCTCTGGCGGTGCTGATTTCAAAAGTTCAGATACAGCCTTTTTATCTAAGCTGTCGGTGGCTATTCCGTTTTCGGCCAGCCACTGCTTCATTTGCTGGACGGAGTTCGGGTTTTCCAGTGCAGTAATATGCTGCATAGCTGAGGTCAGCTCCTTTCTTGAACGTTCATCCATCTCAAGGGCCTGTTGCACCAGCTCTAAGTCAAGCCTTACACCGGCGTCGTTTATCTGCTGGTCAAGATGGTATTCGTCCCAGACCATTTCAGGCACCGGGAATTTATAAAGCCTCTGTTGAATCCCCATTTCAGTTTCTACATCACGAAGCTTGTAACGCTTGAAATCGGCCCACTTATCTGGTGCATGGAAGGGACGATTACGGGTACGCTGTCCATTTGTTTTTGTAGGCGCACAGGGCTGACAGAAGTATTTGATGAGGTCTTTGCCCTCTGAAAGCTTTTGCTTTTCAAGACCAAGAACGGTACCGACACCCTCCAAGGATAACGGCAGTCCCATTGTGGCCGCCCATATCATAGAGCAGCGCCAGCTTTCAGGGTCAAGGTAGTCTCCAGTCGGATAGCCCAAGAAGCGAGAGAGGCAGATACGTTCAAAGGTGGCATTGAAAGCCCACTTGATTACGGTCTCATCCTCCAAGGCAGCAAGTATCTCCTTTGGGATAGCTTCACCGCAGGCAAGGTCAACAACTTGCACCGGGCCAGCATCCACGCTATAGCCAAAGAGCAGTATTTCAAAGTCGGGAGCTTCCACATAGCGGTATACGCCAGATTTTTGAAGCTGGATACTACTGTAGGTTTCAATATCAATACTCAGTGTTTTCATAAAGCACGTCCTTTCCGCAAGTGCTAAACAGGGTGACAGATTTCTCCGCCACCCTGCCAGTAACTCAGATGCTATTGTTAGTCAAGAAAATCCTCGGCTTCCTCCGTTGCGAAATCAGACTCAGCGCTGGACTTACCACCAAGAGGCTCTCCATCACGCACCTTCTGCAGATTGTTAAGGCCGCAGGCGATGCCCTTGTTGCCAGAACTGTTGAAGGCATAGAAGCTGATACTTGCACGACCGTATACTCCAGAGTAAACCTCGGAACGAGTCAAGATAGGATTGCGGTCTACATCTACGACGCCAGGAGCAGAGGTCGCATTGGCGTTTACAAAGTAGGCATTTGCATAAGCAGGGTCATCCGGGCGTTCCAGGTCGCCGTCACGCAGCGGAGTCTTCAAAACAGATAGTGCCGGTACGGACTTGCCATTACCCTTGAGCTTGCTTTCGCCTTCCTTATAGGCTGCCTCGATGGCGGCTTCGATTTTAGCGACAGTCTTTGTGTCAGACTTCGGGATGATAAGGCTGACACTGTATTTCGGAGTGCCGCCATTGATAGATTTAGGCTCCCAGACGTTGGCATAGCTCCAACGGGTGTCAGGCCCAGTGATAACCTTCATGGGATTTGCAGTTTTTACATTCTTATTCATAATCGTTTTCCTCCATAAAATCATTTTTTGCGTTATTCATTGCCGGGCGCTTATCGCTCTCCGGCACGAGTGTTGGTTTACCTTGTGGCTTTTCAATGAAAGCTGTAAGTAGCTCATCAAATCTGGATTTGCCGAGACGCTTCTGCATTGCTGTGATACCGAGCAACTTCTTCTCATAAGGGTCAAAG comes from the Erysipelotrichaceae bacterium 66202529 genome and includes:
- a CDS encoding DNA primase: MFTLYSADVTGNPGNCSYPHKQVVLDEASLKAAICHDYVCAEYRNSYRNGENFLGSDCLPVDCDNDHSENSEDWITPEDVLQAFPGVTFAIHYSRFNQREKNGKAARPKFHVLFPIETVTDAGLYSDMKKLVNSIFPYFDTQALDAARFFFGTAAAEVALYPGRMNLTEFLDDDLFDEGLPEGQYDSSVIPEGSRNATLSRFAGRVIKKYGDTDKAYQTFLEEAAKCEPPLDNSELGTIWHSAQRFYARLSNQEDYVAPEVYNDPSCYKPGDYSDVGQAEVLSKYFSKELRYSPATHFIRYSDHYWQESEPGAQAVAHELTRRQLKESGNDLLSALEKLKNCGAQAILDSASKSKAEQLMNEEQLQAFQEFSAAKAYQAFAVKRRDSKNITSTLKESHPMLEISPRDLDADCFALCTPEATYDLRKGVAGAREHLPEDYITKITSVSPSQKGQQLWLDSLDLIFQSNRELIDYVQMICGLASIGKVYVEALIIAYGDGRNGKSTFWNAISRVLGLYSGNISADTLTVGCRRNIKPEMAEVKGKRLLIAAEMQEGARLNDSTVKQLCSTDDVFAEKKYKDPFSFKPCHTLVLYTNHLPRVSASDDGIWRRLIVIPFGAKITGNSDIKNYGEYLYDNAGDSILAWVIEGAKKVIELDYQIPVPACVQKAIDEYRNQNDWFGHFMEDCCDIDPTYKESSSGLYQAYRNYCLDTNDYVRNTADFYLALESAGYERVTLNRKRYFKGLRLTQRNDAEEDFLS
- a CDS encoding DUF2815 family protein yields the protein MNKNVKTANPMKVITGPDTRWSYANVWEPKSINGGTPKYSVSLIIPKSDTKTVAKIEAAIEAAYKEGESKLKGNGKSVPALSVLKTPLRDGDLERPDDPAYANAYFVNANATSAPGVVDVDRNPILTRSEVYSGVYGRASISFYAFNSSGNKGIACGLNNLQKVRDGEPLGGKSSAESDFATEEAEDFLD